In the genome of Natator depressus isolate rNatDep1 chromosome 21, rNatDep2.hap1, whole genome shotgun sequence, one region contains:
- the PTPN22 gene encoding tyrosine-protein phosphatase non-receptor type 22, which produces MDQREILLQNLDRAQSRKLNREEFANEFLKLKRQSTKYRSDRIYPTAASEQPENIKKNRYKDILPFDHSRVELSLITSDKDSHYINANFIKGVYGPRAYIATQGPLSTTVLDFWRMIWEYEVLIVVMACMEFEMGKKKCERYWVEVGNSPLQCGPFTITCELEEKKTEYVIRTLKVTLNNVIRTIYQFHYKNWPDHDVPSSINPILKLIWEMRCYQAGDNIPICIHCSAGCGRTGVICAIDYTWKLLKDGIVPENFSIFSLVQEMRTQRPSIVQTKEQYELVYDAVIELFKRQIEVLSVQSDAAATEIQTNHPRLQPLLSPLEETYSLTLPSCSARGEQELHQSSDHMVQGEISLTDASSCRPSTVHDNYGHSVSPIRQALSSGALNFSSSKNAGVAVKWDTLLSGEPLQKHHSLDLSSSFSEELPLNLKSTAACRGNPSVKAPLIQTKSTPFELLQQRDTQERDGGDAVPSLDPWLPNSCSSVGFEVKRQTDFSSVELNHSSRLADAAPRHMSSGPHPSSHCCSAEDPYFSSLSSDDPGSPMFIDYFSELYETVSLSFPAATSTIQPLDSTMASPPVTTSLSQHVHPMDEASPDPDDDVPPPLPERTPESFIVANETGQPPLATSNHQPVPRNINNGTSSEWSGVSQPKIFDDSVRLRPSKSVKLRSSRSEKQRDRSSSPPPLPERTPESFFLANEESLQPTVRTSTSNPGDSGNKASEESSKESVKCFRRSKSLKILRNMKKNICSPSSLAKPPESAQSNHSSSFLSFGFTNRFSKPKGPRNPPPSWNI; this is translated from the exons AAGCTGAAAAGGCAATCAACAAAATACAGATCAGACAGAATATACCCCACTGCAGCGTCTGAGCAACCAGAAAACATCAAGAAAAATCGATACAAGGACATCTTACCCT tTGATCACAGCAGAGTGGAGCTCTCCCTCATCACATCAGATAAAGATTCTCATTACATAAATGCCAACTTCATCAAG GGGGTATATGGGCCGAGGGCTTATATAGCTACCCAGGGTCCTCTCTCCACCACTGTTCTTGACTTCTGGAGGATGATTTGGGAATATGAAGTCCTG ATTGTGGTTATGGCTTGCATGGAGTTTGAAATGGGGAAG AAAAAGTGTGAGCGGTACTGGGTTGAGGTGGGCAATTCCCCACTCCAGTGTGGTCCTTTCACCATCACTTGT GAACTGGAGGAAAAGAAAACTGAATATGTGATTCGGACTCTAAAGGTGACACTGAACAAT GTAATTCGCACTATTTATCAGTTCCATTATAAAAACTGGCCAGACCATGATGTACCCTCCTCCATCAACCCCATCCTTAAGCTTATCTGGGAGATGCGCTGCTACCAGGCAGGTGACAACATCCCCATCTGTATTCACTGCAG TGCTGGTTGTGGGAGAACAGGAGTTATTTGTGCCATTGATTATACCTGGAAGCTGCTGAAGGATGGG ATTGTTCCAGAGAACTTCAGTATTTTTAGTCTGGTCCAGGAAATGCGCACACAAAGGCCATCAATAGTGCAAACCAAG GAACAGTATGAGTTGGTCTACGATGCTGTGATCGAACTCTTTAAAAGACAGATTGAAGTGCTCTCTGTCCAGTCAGACGCTGCTGCCACAGAG ATTCAAACAAACCATCCAAGACTCCAGCCGCTTCTGAGCCCACTGGAAGAAACTTATTCTCTGACACTACCGAGCTG TTCAGCACGAGGGGAACAGGAGCTACATCAAAGTTCTGATCATATGGTACAAGGGGAAATATCACTGACTGATGCGTCGAGCTGTAGGCCCTCAACAGTACATGACAACTATGGGCACAGTGTTTCTCCCATTAGACAAGCCCTTTCTTCTGGGGCCTTGAACTTCAGCAGCAGCAAGAATGCAGGTGTCGCTGTGAAATGGGACACTCTGCTGTCTGGGGAACCACTCCAGAAACATCACAGCTTAGACTTGAGCAGCAGTTTTTCTGAGGAGCTTCCTCTGAACCTGAAATCTACAGCTGCATGTAGGGGAAACCCTAGTGTCAAGGCCCCATTAATACAAACCAAATCAACTCCCTTTGAGTTACTGCAACAGAGAGACACCCAGGAACGGGATGGAGGGGATGCAGTACCCTCTTTGGACCCCTGGCTACCAAACTCCTGCAGTTCTGTGGGCTTTGAGGTTAAGAGGCAGACAGACTTTTCTTCTGTTGAACTGAACCATTCAAGCAGACTGGCAGACGCTGCCCCGCGGCACATGAGCAGTGGCCCACATCCTTCCTCACATTGTTGCTCAGCGGAAGATCCTTACTTTTCTTCGCTCTCTTCAGATGATCCAGGATCCCCGATGTTTATTGACTACTTTTCGGAGCTGTATGAAacagtttctctttctttccctgctgCAACTTCCACAATCCAGCCCTTGGATTCTACCATGGCCAGTCCTCCAGTGACAACATCTCTGTCCCAGCATGTTCACCCAATGGATG AAGCTTCTCCAGATCCAGACGATGATGTtcctccccctctgcctgagcgAACCCCAGAGTCCTTTATTGTGGCCAATGAAACTG GTCAACCTCCATTGGCAACGTCAAACCACCAACCTGTACCAAGAAATATAAACAATGGAACCTCTTCAGAATGGAGTGGGGTGTCTCAGCCAAAGATATTTGATGACTCAGTAAGACTGAGACCAAGTAAG agTGTGAAGCTCCGGAGCTCCAGATCAG AGAAACAACGGGATcgctcttcctcccctcctccacttcCTGAAAGAACCCCTGAGTCATTCTTTCTTGCCAATGAGGAGA GTCTGCAGCCTACTGTGAGGACTTCCACTAGCAACCCTGGGGACTCGGGAAATAAAGCTTCTGAAGAGTCATCAAAAGAGTCTGTAAAATGCTTCAGGAGGAGTAAG agctTGAAAATTTTACGTAACATGAAAAAGA